One Molothrus aeneus isolate 106 unplaced genomic scaffold, BPBGC_Maene_1.0 scaffold_19a, whole genome shotgun sequence genomic window carries:
- the LOC136569735 gene encoding olfactory receptor 14A16-like gives MSNSSCIRHFLLLALADTRLLQLLHFCLLLGISLAALLGNGLIISAVACGHHLHTPMFFFLLNLALADLGSICTTVPKAMHNSLWHTSNISYTGCAAQLFFLLFFISAEYFLLTIMRYDRYVSICKPLHYGTLLGSRACAHMAAAAWASAFLNALMHTANTFSLPLCHGNALGQFFCEIPQILKLSCSHSNLRELGLIVVISCLGFGCFVFIVFSYVLIFRAVQRIPSEQGRHKAFSTCLPHLAVVSLFVSTGAFSYLKPPSMSSPSLDLAL, from the coding sequence atgtccaacagcagctgcatcaggcacttcctcctgctggcattggcagacacgcggttactgcagctcctgcacttctgcctcttgctgggcatctccctggctgccctcctgggcaacggcctcatcatcagcgccgtagcctgcggccaccacctgcacacgcccatgttcttcttcctgctcaacctggccctcgctgacctgggctccatctgcaccactgtccccaaagccatgcacaattccctctggcACACCAGCAACATCTCCTACACTGgatgtgctgcacagctctTTTTCTTACTGTTCTTCATCTCAGCAGAGTATTTCCTCCTGACCATCATGCGCTACgaccgctacgtgtccatctgcaaacccctgcactacgggaccctcctgggcagcagagcttgtgcccacatggcagcagctgcctgggccagtgcctttctcaatGCTCTCATGCACACggccaatacattttccctgcccctgtgccatggtaatgccctgggccagttcttctgtgaaatcccacagatcctgaagctctcctgctcacactccaACCTCAGGGAACTTGGACTTATTGTAGTTATTTCCTGTTTAGGatttggttgttttgtgttcattgttttctcctatgtgctgatcttcagggctgtgcagaggatcccctctgagcagggacggcacaaagccttttccacctgcctccctcacctggctgtggtcTCTCTGTTTGTCAGCACTGGTGCATTTTCCTACCTTAAGCccccctccatgtcctcccCATCTCTGGATCTGGCCCTGTGA